From the genome of Sulfurovum sp. NBC37-1, one region includes:
- a CDS encoding sugar transferase — protein sequence MLNRAGRFQKRLFDVVLSAIGICLTWWIILAAWMIASVETRSNGLFMQKRIGKEGKPFFVFKIKSMKQLDGLDTTVTTSQDRRITKSGTFFRRSKIDELPQLFNVLLGDMSFVGPRPDVPGYADGLRGEDRIILSVRPGITGPASLKYKNEEEILSKVQDPERYNREVIWPDKVEINKQYIQEWSLLKDMKYLVQTVAG from the coding sequence ATGTTAAACAGAGCAGGCAGGTTTCAGAAGCGACTTTTTGATGTAGTACTTTCTGCGATAGGCATTTGTTTAACATGGTGGATCATATTGGCAGCTTGGATGATTGCCTCTGTGGAAACAAGGAGTAATGGGCTGTTTATGCAAAAGCGCATTGGCAAAGAAGGAAAGCCTTTTTTTGTATTCAAGATAAAAAGCATGAAGCAGCTTGACGGGCTTGATACAACAGTAACGACAAGCCAAGACCGCCGCATTACAAAAAGCGGCACTTTTTTTCGTAGAAGCAAAATCGATGAGTTGCCGCAACTGTTTAATGTGCTCTTGGGGGATATGAGTTTTGTCGGACCTCGGCCCGATGTCCCTGGATACGCAGATGGACTTAGGGGAGAAGACCGCATTATTTTAAGTGTAAGACCGGGTATTACGGGACCAGCTTCATTAAAATACAAAAATGAAGAGGAGATACTGTCAAAAGTGCAAGATCCAGAACGATATAATAGGGAAGTAATTTGGCCGGATAAGGTGGAAATCAATAAGCAATATATTCAGGAGTGGTCACTTCTGAAAGATATGAAGTATCTGGTACAAACGGTCGCAGGGTAA
- a CDS encoding MoaD/ThiS family protein encodes MIKVEFLGPIGKAPIEMDATTLADVAEKLKEDGMVKEWLPKCAVALNDTMVSDLSTPLKEGDKISILPPVCGG; translated from the coding sequence ATGATAAAAGTAGAATTTTTAGGCCCTATCGGCAAGGCACCGATAGAGATGGATGCGACAACGCTTGCGGATGTGGCGGAAAAACTCAAAGAGGACGGTATGGTCAAAGAGTGGCTGCCGAAATGTGCAGTAGCTTTGAACGATACGATGGTAAGTGACCTAAGTACGCCGCTGAAAGAGGGAGACAAGATATCTATCCTTCCGCCGGTTTGTGGAGGTTGA
- a CDS encoding LexA family transcriptional regulator codes for MMNFNEIIEKLKDVISETKIGGKVFDKDVAQALNIPQATFATMKKRNSIPYEEILEFCALKKISVNWLFFDQAVDMLKEQTEKFFQVRYFSDIRASAGGGAEVFDENYETITIDEKIMHNMVGMGNTELEAIHVDGESMEPTLQDGSIVFVDRNQTNINKDGIFIASTTAGLFIKRIRQRADGMVELISDNKAYSPEVLAPDEVSIVGKVVGNIESL; via the coding sequence ATGATGAATTTCAATGAAATAATAGAAAAACTAAAAGATGTGATCTCTGAAACGAAGATTGGAGGGAAAGTCTTTGACAAAGATGTCGCACAGGCGCTTAATATCCCTCAGGCGACCTTTGCCACGATGAAAAAGAGAAACTCAATCCCTTACGAAGAGATACTCGAGTTTTGTGCACTTAAAAAGATATCGGTCAACTGGCTTTTCTTTGACCAGGCAGTCGATATGCTCAAAGAACAGACGGAAAAATTCTTTCAGGTACGCTATTTTTCTGATATACGTGCAAGTGCCGGCGGCGGGGCTGAAGTCTTTGACGAGAATTACGAGACGATTACCATCGATGAGAAGATCATGCACAATATGGTAGGCATGGGCAACACCGAACTTGAAGCGATCCATGTGGACGGGGAGTCTATGGAACCGACACTTCAGGACGGGTCCATCGTATTTGTAGACAGAAACCAGACCAATATCAATAAAGACGGTATTTTTATCGCTTCAACCACGGCGGGACTCTTCATCAAGCGTATCCGTCAGAGAGCGGACGGTATGGTGGAGCTCATCTCGGATAATAAAGCCTACTCTCCCGAAGTGCTGGCGCCGGATGAAGTGAGTATTGTGGGGAAAGTTGTTGGGAATATTGAGTCGCTTTGA
- a CDS encoding molybdopterin synthase catalytic subunit — MELYNGPLDVKEIFGRWLDEEAQSNYGAYIPFVGTIRAEDGIEALSFDIYGPVLQKWFDEWQEKAEARGAVVKMAHAIGDVPIHTSSYVSAVFSPKRRVALELIDEFVEDFKANAPIWKYDVKNGERIYAEDRSTPMDGSGLLA, encoded by the coding sequence ATGGAACTGTATAACGGTCCCTTGGATGTCAAAGAGATCTTTGGAAGGTGGCTGGATGAAGAGGCACAGTCCAACTATGGTGCATACATCCCTTTTGTGGGAACGATACGTGCCGAAGACGGGATAGAAGCACTTAGTTTTGATATCTATGGACCGGTACTTCAGAAGTGGTTTGATGAGTGGCAGGAGAAAGCGGAGGCCCGCGGAGCGGTGGTCAAAATGGCACATGCTATTGGCGACGTGCCCATTCACACTTCCTCTTACGTTTCTGCGGTGTTCTCACCCAAGCGCCGTGTCGCACTTGAGTTGATCGATGAATTCGTAGAAGATTTCAAAGCCAATGCGCCGATATGGAAGTATGATGTGAAGAACGGTGAACGTATCTATGCGGAAGACAGAAGTACGCCGATGGACGGAAGCGGATTGCTCGCGTAG
- a CDS encoding ComEA family DNA-binding protein: MLKKVVTGFLVLATSVLFGMSLNQLNTASKSELMQIKGIGEKKADAIIKERKKGKFKSFEDFQRVEGIGEQTAKNVRNDVKVKKDVKKSIKKNTSAKKETKNKKTSSKKKK, from the coding sequence ATGCTAAAAAAGGTAGTGACAGGATTTTTGGTTTTGGCAACTTCAGTATTGTTTGGTATGAGCCTGAATCAGTTGAATACGGCTTCAAAAAGTGAACTGATGCAGATAAAAGGTATCGGAGAGAAGAAAGCTGATGCGATCATTAAAGAGCGTAAAAAAGGAAAGTTCAAATCGTTTGAGGATTTTCAGAGGGTCGAGGGTATTGGTGAACAAACGGCCAAGAATGTCAGGAACGATGTCAAGGTCAAGAAGGATGTGAAAAAAAGTATCAAGAAAAACACCTCTGCCAAAAAAGAGACAAAAAATAAAAAAACATCTTCCAAGAAGAAAAAATAA
- a CDS encoding UDP-N-acetylglucosamine 4,6-dehydratase family protein, producing MILLFRPTALKRTLFFVVIDLLLSLGTLYLAYLLRFNFYIPQQFLETFWGVYLTLAVFKVAAMFWFKSYFIIWRFFSFSDAKNIIKAHILAYGMFTVFYLLFPSLFHPFPRSVIIIDFFLSLIFIGMIRMSKRFWNESFQAHAVKPTLLIGVSSKTGTIIQSAMRNEIDYYPAAIVALGKDNSSKDAYINNVKVYDFEHLGDVVNEKQITAAIITQAILQDELRMLVNDLNELGVNEIKRVKLLGSEHEKLEDLSIEDLLARHPKDLDKEGIASFIKGKSVLITGAGGSIGSEIVRQCKQFGASNLILVDNGEYNLYQIGEEIEDADLRLLDVTDAVSLRKLFELKRPEVVIHAAAYKHVPICEHNPDVAVINNVLGTKNVIDMSILIGVEKLVIISTDKAVRPTNVMGATKRVAELYAQNVMSEKTEIVAVRFGNVLGSSGSVIPKFKHQIEEGGPVTVTHPEITRYFMLIPEACQLVLQTATIAKGGELFILDMGEPIKIVDLAKQMIRLYGKEDEVEIVFTGLRDGEKLFEELLLDDSEQKTKYSSIFIAKPTRYDLDKLSQDIEDLLVSEDKTEVLQRIVPEYTRNSSI from the coding sequence ATGATATTACTTTTCCGTCCAACTGCATTAAAACGTACACTGTTTTTTGTTGTGATAGATCTTCTACTCTCACTGGGAACACTTTATTTGGCCTATCTTTTACGTTTTAATTTTTATATACCACAGCAGTTTTTGGAAACGTTCTGGGGAGTCTATCTGACTCTGGCAGTTTTCAAGGTAGCTGCAATGTTCTGGTTCAAAAGCTATTTTATTATTTGGCGTTTTTTCAGTTTTTCCGATGCAAAGAATATTATCAAAGCACATATACTTGCGTATGGTATGTTTACAGTTTTTTATTTACTCTTCCCCTCACTGTTTCATCCGTTTCCTCGTTCTGTAATTATTATCGACTTTTTCCTCTCCCTCATTTTTATCGGTATGATACGGATGAGTAAACGGTTCTGGAATGAGAGTTTTCAAGCACATGCGGTCAAACCAACACTGCTTATCGGCGTAAGCAGTAAAACGGGGACGATCATACAGAGTGCGATGAGAAATGAGATCGACTACTATCCTGCAGCGATTGTGGCACTGGGGAAAGACAATAGTTCAAAAGATGCTTATATTAATAATGTAAAAGTGTATGATTTTGAGCATTTGGGAGACGTTGTCAACGAGAAACAGATTACTGCTGCGATCATAACACAAGCCATCTTGCAAGATGAACTTAGAATGTTGGTCAATGATTTGAATGAATTGGGAGTCAATGAGATCAAGAGGGTTAAACTGCTTGGTTCGGAGCATGAAAAACTTGAAGATCTCTCCATTGAAGACCTGCTTGCCAGGCACCCGAAAGATCTGGACAAGGAAGGTATTGCATCTTTCATCAAAGGGAAATCTGTGCTTATAACCGGAGCAGGAGGCAGTATAGGCTCTGAAATTGTCAGACAGTGCAAACAGTTTGGAGCAAGCAATTTGATACTTGTTGACAATGGTGAATATAATCTCTACCAAATAGGAGAAGAGATAGAGGATGCTGATCTGCGATTATTGGATGTGACAGATGCAGTATCTCTGCGAAAACTTTTTGAATTGAAGAGACCGGAAGTAGTAATTCATGCAGCTGCTTACAAACATGTACCTATTTGTGAACACAACCCGGATGTTGCAGTGATTAATAATGTCTTAGGCACTAAAAATGTGATAGATATGAGTATTTTAATCGGAGTGGAAAAACTCGTGATCATTTCAACGGATAAAGCAGTCCGGCCGACCAATGTAATGGGCGCAACAAAACGTGTTGCCGAGCTTTATGCACAGAACGTTATGAGTGAAAAAACAGAGATCGTTGCTGTACGTTTTGGAAATGTATTGGGCTCAAGCGGTTCGGTGATCCCAAAATTTAAGCATCAGATAGAAGAAGGGGGGCCGGTTACTGTGACTCACCCGGAAATCACACGTTATTTCATGTTGATCCCTGAAGCCTGTCAGCTTGTATTGCAAACGGCTACGATCGCGAAAGGGGGAGAGCTTTTTATCTTGGATATGGGAGAACCGATCAAGATAGTTGATCTTGCTAAACAGATGATCCGTCTTTATGGGAAAGAAGATGAGGTAGAAATTGTTTTTACCGGGTTGCGGGATGGAGAGAAACTTTTTGAAGAACTTTTACTGGATGACAGTGAGCAAAAAACAAAATACAGTTCAATTTTTATAGCAAAGCCTACAAGATATGATCTTGATAAATTATCTCAAGATATAGAGGATCTGTTGGTGTCTGAAGATAAAACAGAAGTACTTCAAAGGATTGTTCCAGAATATACAAGAAATAGTTCGATATAA
- a CDS encoding molybdopterin molybdotransferase MoeA — protein sequence MMMHFDESMALLEGVRIEKYKTKKLFIMDAQGYVLAEDIVADHNSPEFPTAAMDGYALNYDDMALGRLRIASINPAGSALRDEVIGGTCIKTFTGSLMPKGADTLIPIENVEVDGDEIVIKEEVPQGFSVREPGENYAKGQKLIEAGTKIDFPQIGVMAGLNIVMVSVYEKPTVAILSTGSELLDLGEVQTNDSQIRSSNNYTIEAIVRKYDGIAMQLGCIKDDKASIQKAMAEALEKSDIVVTTGGVSVGDFDFVKDVITELGCEVVFKGVRIKPGQHIVVARKGDKFIVGLPGFAYSSTVTALLYVLPLIEKLQKGKSVLRKVKAKLKEPFIKRAKKAEFTACNVSLLQGEYYVDFKGKKVGTSAILTNMLGDVALLVTSEDDASKEVGDEVDILLLK from the coding sequence ATGATGATGCACTTTGATGAATCGATGGCACTCTTGGAAGGGGTACGGATCGAAAAATACAAAACAAAAAAACTTTTTATCATGGATGCGCAGGGGTATGTGCTGGCAGAGGATATTGTAGCAGACCATAACTCTCCGGAATTCCCGACAGCGGCAATGGACGGTTATGCGCTCAATTATGATGATATGGCACTGGGAAGGCTCAGGATCGCAAGTATCAATCCCGCCGGTTCCGCTTTGAGAGACGAGGTAATTGGCGGGACCTGTATCAAAACTTTTACGGGTTCACTGATGCCCAAAGGTGCCGATACGCTCATTCCCATAGAGAATGTGGAAGTAGACGGTGACGAGATCGTTATCAAAGAAGAGGTTCCCCAGGGATTTTCCGTACGTGAGCCGGGAGAGAACTATGCCAAAGGACAGAAACTCATTGAAGCGGGAACAAAGATCGATTTTCCACAGATAGGTGTGATGGCAGGGTTGAATATCGTTATGGTCTCAGTATATGAAAAACCGACGGTGGCCATACTCTCTACGGGCTCAGAACTGCTTGATCTGGGAGAAGTACAGACCAATGATTCCCAGATACGATCTTCGAACAACTATACCATTGAAGCGATTGTGAGGAAATATGACGGCATCGCTATGCAGCTTGGCTGTATCAAAGACGATAAAGCAAGTATCCAGAAGGCCATGGCAGAAGCACTGGAGAAAAGTGATATTGTCGTGACCACAGGTGGTGTAAGTGTAGGGGATTTTGATTTTGTAAAAGATGTGATCACTGAACTGGGTTGTGAAGTGGTGTTCAAAGGGGTACGTATCAAGCCCGGACAGCACATTGTTGTGGCACGCAAAGGGGACAAGTTTATTGTTGGGCTTCCCGGATTTGCCTACTCATCAACAGTCACGGCACTGTTGTACGTCCTACCGTTGATAGAAAAACTGCAGAAAGGGAAATCTGTTTTGCGAAAAGTAAAAGCCAAACTGAAAGAGCCATTCATCAAACGTGCCAAAAAGGCGGAGTTCACCGCCTGTAACGTCTCTTTGCTTCAGGGAGAATATTATGTTGACTTTAAAGGCAAGAAAGTCGGCACCTCTGCCATTCTTACCAATATGCTCGGCGATGTTGCGCTGCTTGTAACTTCAGAAGATGATGCCTCCAAAGAGGTAGGTGATGAGGTTGACATACTGCTTTTGAAATAG
- the pglE gene encoding UDP-N-acetylbacillosamine transaminase: MSRIFLSPPHMSGKEQQYIAEVFESNYIAPLGAFVEHFEKSICAYTGVKHAVATNTATAALHLALRVLGIGAGDYVLSSSFTFIGSVNAILYQNALPIFVDSDESWNLSPVLLQKAIAKAPKKPKALIVTHLYGQMAKMSEIMEICKNEDIYVIEDAAESLGATLREEQSGTFGDMGVFSFNGNKILTTSGGGMLVSDNAALIAKAKFLATQAKEDKPFYEHKEYGYNYRMSNVLAAIGVAQMEVLDERVRRRREIFDLYSQRLSAYDEIALMPEIHGSSGNRWLTTLTLEHTDPSRVIEALENENIESRPLWKPMHLQPLFKEALRVENGISQKLFETGVCLPSGSNMSDEDVDCVCKVMERVLK, translated from the coding sequence ATGAGCAGAATTTTTCTTTCTCCACCGCATATGAGCGGAAAAGAACAGCAGTACATCGCTGAAGTCTTCGAGAGCAACTACATTGCACCGCTTGGGGCTTTTGTAGAGCATTTTGAAAAGAGTATCTGTGCGTATACCGGAGTAAAACATGCTGTGGCGACGAATACGGCAACAGCTGCCCTTCACTTGGCTTTACGTGTACTGGGTATTGGTGCAGGGGATTATGTATTGTCATCATCTTTTACATTTATAGGGTCGGTGAATGCCATTTTATACCAAAATGCGCTTCCAATATTTGTAGACAGTGATGAAAGCTGGAACCTCTCCCCTGTTTTATTGCAAAAGGCGATAGCCAAAGCTCCTAAAAAACCAAAAGCACTCATAGTGACGCACCTTTACGGACAAATGGCAAAGATGTCTGAGATCATGGAAATATGCAAGAATGAAGATATTTATGTCATTGAGGATGCAGCGGAATCTCTCGGTGCGACACTGCGGGAAGAGCAAAGCGGTACATTTGGTGATATGGGTGTATTTTCATTTAACGGGAACAAGATATTGACCACTTCGGGCGGAGGCATGCTGGTCAGTGATAATGCAGCATTGATAGCCAAAGCGAAGTTTCTGGCTACACAAGCCAAGGAAGATAAGCCTTTTTATGAGCATAAGGAATATGGGTACAATTACCGTATGTCCAATGTACTCGCTGCCATAGGGGTAGCACAGATGGAAGTACTTGATGAAAGAGTTCGGCGAAGACGTGAGATATTTGACCTCTATAGCCAAAGACTTTCTGCTTATGATGAAATCGCATTAATGCCAGAGATCCATGGGAGTAGTGGGAATCGATGGTTGACAACATTAACACTGGAGCATACTGATCCATCCCGTGTTATAGAGGCATTAGAAAATGAGAATATAGAGAGTCGTCCGTTATGGAAGCCAATGCATCTTCAGCCGCTTTTCAAAGAGGCATTGAGAGTTGAGAATGGTATATCGCAGAAGCTCTTTGAAACAGGAGTCTGCCTGCCAAGCGGGTCGAACATGTCGGATGAAGATGTGGATTGTGTTTGTAAGGTCATGGAAAGGGTGTTGAAATGA
- a CDS encoding STT3 domain-containing protein, with the protein MLKNQVTTGQMMGLMLLAYLFSFVTRMIWVYQFQDNPAFYWNGQLMINTNDGYFFASGAQHELFGLHADNPRIPALWEYGVVFFTTLLAKITPLSLETIILYMPAVVSSLVVIPIILIARLYGESLWGFFAALLGSIAWSYYNRTMTGYYDTDMFSAMAPMFILYFLMKSTVDFNLRSALYAAIAIVLYPFLYDQGQAIVYAMGMIYAGYMVWFHRHDKTTYASLILIFLSLLPLGMDKPLTYVVHLILLIVVYFVLQQEKIKEKNLIIASGILFILFLFLGNVFGLILHKIATYTITGTKESGLHFYAVNQTVREAGQIPFSTFANRVSGSQIGVILSLVGYIVLVIRHKAFILALPLVGIGVFALFGGLRFTVYAVPIAAMSAVYLFFVIGDFFKDKRSKYAFIIVVTGAMIYPNIIHIIGYKVPTVLNKPEVEDLVRLDKIASGKDYTLSWWDYGYPIWYYSDTSTLIDGGKHNNDNFIISKIMQTSSPELAANLSRLAVETYVDSNYSVVADTLFKNGKKDQINPNILLGELENGTYKLPEKTRDIYLYLPYRMLNIFPTVAVFGNLDLTTGKAERKIMFYPTRAIKNKNGVLQFSNGIVFDAKKGELFFGKQKVPVKYFVVAQMTKNGETQIQTQPYHAEGRYVVIFMKSYGRFVVMDEETFHSMYVQMFILGKYDKDLFDLVVSSPYSKIYKLKK; encoded by the coding sequence ATGTTGAAGAATCAAGTGACTACAGGACAAATGATGGGGTTAATGCTTTTGGCATATCTTTTTTCTTTTGTTACTCGTATGATATGGGTTTATCAGTTTCAGGATAATCCAGCTTTTTACTGGAACGGGCAGCTAATGATAAATACCAATGATGGGTATTTTTTTGCTTCAGGAGCACAGCATGAACTTTTCGGTTTGCATGCCGATAATCCGAGAATACCTGCTTTATGGGAATATGGAGTGGTGTTTTTTACGACGTTATTGGCAAAGATAACCCCCTTAAGCCTTGAGACGATCATTTTATATATGCCGGCGGTAGTGTCAAGTTTGGTGGTGATTCCTATCATTTTGATAGCAAGGCTGTATGGAGAATCACTGTGGGGATTTTTTGCCGCGTTACTTGGAAGTATTGCGTGGAGTTACTATAACCGTACCATGACAGGGTATTATGATACGGATATGTTCTCGGCAATGGCTCCGATGTTCATCCTCTATTTTCTAATGAAGAGTACAGTGGATTTTAATTTGCGTTCGGCGCTCTATGCTGCCATTGCCATTGTACTGTACCCGTTTCTTTACGATCAGGGGCAGGCTATTGTGTATGCTATGGGTATGATTTATGCAGGCTATATGGTCTGGTTTCATCGACATGACAAAACGACCTATGCATCGCTTATTTTGATTTTCCTCTCTCTTTTGCCTCTGGGTATGGATAAACCTTTAACCTATGTTGTACACCTGATTCTTTTAATAGTGGTATATTTTGTCTTGCAGCAGGAAAAGATAAAAGAGAAGAATTTAATAATAGCTTCGGGTATTTTATTTATTCTTTTTCTGTTTTTGGGAAATGTTTTTGGATTGATCCTGCATAAAATAGCAACCTATACCATTACAGGAACCAAAGAGTCCGGACTCCACTTTTACGCTGTCAATCAAACAGTAAGGGAAGCGGGACAGATTCCTTTTTCAACTTTTGCCAATCGAGTTTCAGGATCACAGATAGGGGTAATTCTGTCATTGGTCGGATATATTGTACTTGTGATTAGGCATAAGGCATTTATACTGGCACTTCCTTTAGTAGGGATTGGGGTTTTTGCACTATTTGGTGGTTTAAGATTTACGGTATACGCGGTACCGATTGCAGCAATGAGTGCTGTATATCTTTTCTTTGTAATAGGGGACTTTTTCAAAGACAAACGTTCTAAATATGCTTTTATCATTGTTGTAACAGGGGCAATGATATATCCAAATATCATACATATAATAGGGTATAAAGTACCGACTGTGCTTAATAAACCAGAGGTGGAAGATCTGGTGAGGCTCGACAAGATAGCAAGTGGCAAAGATTATACTTTGAGCTGGTGGGATTATGGTTATCCAATCTGGTACTACTCCGATACATCAACACTTATTGATGGAGGAAAGCACAACAATGATAACTTTATCATTTCTAAGATCATGCAGACATCTTCCCCGGAGCTAGCGGCGAACTTAAGTAGATTGGCCGTGGAAACTTATGTTGACTCAAACTATTCTGTTGTAGCAGATACCTTGTTTAAAAATGGAAAAAAAGATCAGATCAATCCCAATATTTTATTAGGGGAGCTTGAAAATGGTACCTACAAACTGCCTGAGAAAACACGAGATATTTATCTTTATCTCCCGTATAGAATGCTCAATATTTTTCCTACAGTAGCCGTTTTTGGAAATCTGGACTTGACAACGGGAAAAGCTGAAAGAAAGATAATGTTCTATCCGACGCGTGCTATTAAAAATAAAAATGGTGTACTCCAGTTTTCCAACGGGATTGTGTTTGATGCAAAAAAAGGTGAGCTCTTTTTTGGAAAACAGAAAGTACCTGTAAAGTATTTCGTTGTTGCCCAAATGACCAAAAACGGAGAAACGCAGATACAGACACAGCCATATCATGCAGAAGGACGATATGTGGTCATTTTTATGAAGAGTTACGGCAGATTCGTGGTCATGGATGAAGAGACATTCCACTCCATGTATGTTCAGATGTTCATACTAGGGAAGTATGATAAAGATCTGTTTGATTTGGTGGTTTCTTCACCATACAGTAAAATATATAAACTAAAGAAATAA
- the gltX gene encoding glutamate--tRNA ligase, whose translation MTVTRFAPSPTGYLHIGGLRTALFSWLTARHNNGKFLLRIEDTDMARNSEEAKDAILKAFEWVGMSHDGEVVYQSKRFDLYKKYIDQLLEEGKAYKCYMTKEELNALREEQMAKKERTRYDGRYRDFTGTPPEGVKPVIRIKAPQEGTISFVDGVKGAMNIAANEVDDFIIARSDGTPTYNFVVAIDDALMGLTDVIRGDDHLYNTPKQIVVYNALGFSIPNFYHVAMINNEQGKKLSKRDGATDVMEYKALGFLPEALLNFLVRLGWSHGDQEIFSVEEMIEQFDPKDINKSASNYNLDKLLWLNAHYIKNKSNSELAELLKEFGVDISEHDKLEMLLDATKERGKTLVELAEQIKLILTAPTDYDEKAVKKAFKGEAKEILTDFIAMLQTWEKPLHLPVDYHEVMEKIVAEKEIGFGKIGMPLRVSLLGSMTGAGMDEVMAIIGVDETIERIERAVSTIA comes from the coding sequence ATGACAGTAACACGTTTTGCACCCTCACCTACAGGGTATCTACATATCGGCGGTCTGCGTACTGCTCTCTTCTCCTGGCTGACGGCCAGACATAACAACGGGAAGTTCCTGCTGCGTATCGAAGATACGGATATGGCGCGTAACTCCGAAGAAGCCAAGGATGCCATCCTGAAAGCATTTGAGTGGGTCGGTATGAGTCATGACGGAGAGGTTGTGTACCAGTCCAAACGCTTCGATCTTTACAAAAAATATATTGACCAGTTGCTTGAAGAGGGCAAAGCGTACAAGTGTTATATGACGAAAGAAGAGCTGAATGCACTGCGTGAAGAGCAGATGGCAAAGAAAGAACGTACACGCTACGATGGCCGTTACCGTGACTTTACAGGGACACCTCCCGAAGGTGTGAAGCCGGTGATTCGTATCAAGGCCCCGCAGGAAGGGACAATCTCTTTTGTGGACGGTGTCAAAGGGGCGATGAATATTGCAGCAAATGAAGTGGATGACTTTATCATTGCAAGAAGTGACGGAACACCTACCTATAACTTTGTTGTTGCGATCGATGATGCCCTCATGGGGTTGACGGATGTCATTCGTGGAGATGACCATCTTTACAACACACCAAAACAGATCGTGGTTTATAATGCTTTGGGCTTCAGTATACCCAACTTCTACCATGTAGCGATGATCAACAACGAACAGGGCAAAAAACTTTCCAAAAGAGACGGGGCAACAGATGTGATGGAGTACAAGGCACTTGGATTCCTGCCCGAGGCTCTGCTAAACTTTCTTGTGCGTCTGGGCTGGAGTCATGGAGACCAGGAGATCTTTTCCGTAGAAGAGATGATAGAGCAGTTCGACCCGAAAGATATTAACAAGTCTGCTTCCAACTACAATCTTGACAAACTGCTTTGGCTCAATGCTCACTATATCAAGAACAAGAGTAACAGTGAACTGGCGGAACTGCTCAAAGAGTTCGGTGTGGATATCAGTGAACATGACAAGCTTGAGATGCTGCTGGATGCAACCAAGGAGCGGGGGAAAACACTGGTGGAGCTGGCTGAACAGATCAAGCTTATCCTTACTGCTCCGACAGACTATGACGAGAAGGCTGTTAAAAAAGCCTTCAAGGGAGAGGCAAAGGAAATATTGACAGATTTCATCGCGATGCTTCAGACCTGGGAGAAACCGCTGCACTTGCCTGTCGATTACCATGAAGTGATGGAGAAGATCGTTGCGGAGAAGGAGATCGGGTTCGGGAAGATCGGTATGCCCCTTCGTGTCAGCCTGCTAGGAAGTATGACCGGCGCAGGGATGGACGAAGTAATGGCGATCATCGGAGTGGATGAGACGATCGAGAGGATAGAGAGAGCGGTATCAACGATCGCGTAG
- a CDS encoding MqnA/MqnD/SBP family protein has product MIFGSISYLNLLPFQLFLKRYLKSSSAKMAFRYKRAVPSQINRSLKRQEVNAAFISSIESRKFGCTDLGIIADKKVYSVLLLEGEDQYDPASATSNRLAKVLGLKGRVLIGDAALKYYLDGGEGIDLAEAWHEKTGLPFVFARLCYNKHGKQIQKLAKQFAHTKVRIPQYILKKEARKRGITPKQLTWYLEQIYYTMGYREKRSLKTFLNS; this is encoded by the coding sequence ATGATATTTGGTTCTATCAGCTATCTAAACCTTCTCCCTTTCCAACTTTTTCTCAAACGCTACCTCAAAAGTTCCTCGGCAAAAATGGCTTTCCGCTATAAACGTGCCGTTCCCTCACAGATCAACAGATCACTAAAAAGACAAGAGGTCAATGCCGCTTTCATTTCATCGATCGAATCCAGAAAATTCGGATGTACGGACCTGGGCATCATCGCAGATAAAAAAGTCTACAGTGTCTTGCTGCTGGAGGGAGAAGACCAATATGATCCCGCTTCCGCCACATCCAACAGACTGGCAAAAGTACTGGGTCTCAAAGGCAGGGTACTCATAGGTGATGCTGCACTCAAGTACTACCTGGACGGAGGAGAAGGCATAGACCTTGCAGAAGCTTGGCACGAAAAAACAGGTCTGCCCTTTGTCTTCGCCAGACTCTGCTACAACAAACACGGAAAACAGATCCAGAAACTGGCAAAGCAGTTTGCCCATACAAAAGTAAGGATCCCGCAATACATTTTAAAGAAGGAAGCAAGAAAAAGAGGTATCACTCCAAAACAGCTCACCTGGTATCTGGAACAGATCTATTATACGATGGGATACAGGGAGAAGAGGTCTTTGAAAACGTTTTTGAATTCATAG